DNA from Brassica napus cultivar Da-Ae chromosome C4, Da-Ae, whole genome shotgun sequence:
TGGTGGAATTTTAACCGATTTAACAGCTGAGATTAACTCCCTATATCATTCCATCTTTTTCTACACTCTAGGATTTTCTATAAACTTATAGAATACGTTTAGATAATTTACATACGACAAAAGACTTAGACAATTGCTCTTCAAGTTTTTTAAAGTTATCTCTTGAAtttaatttttacttacaaGAACGTCGAGCTTGCCATCAAATAAAGACAATTTCCTCGAGTGTTTCTCTCTCGGAACGTGAAGTTATTACATCTCAGACTGACCCGCTCACTTGATACGCTTTCTTATGGGAATAATTTGAGCTCAGATTTCCtcatatttaattatagttttcaTTGGAGAAAAGTAATATCTACTAATCTTAAGGGATCATGCGTTCCTAGAAACCCTCAACTACTTTCGTTCACAAAAAAATACCTCAACTACTTTGCACTTTAAATCAAGCTGTCCACTTACCATTGGCTTTGTCGAAAGCATACTAGAAATGTTTCTATATTGGGTAAGGGACAAAGGTACTACATGTATAACCTTTGTTTTAAAGTACGCACCAAACTCATGTCTATATGCAACTTCCATCTTTCTCAACCACTTTTGTGTATAATGCGGATAAGACACAATGAAGTCAGAATCCAGAAATCATGACACAGAGAACAAACCAATGAAAGCTCACGGAATCAGGGTATAACATGAAAAAGTTTCTCATCAGCAGCTTTCCACCACATAGAAAGTTATCAGATGGTAATCATTTAAACATTAACAGTTATTAAATTAGTAGAACAACTTAAATCTCATGAACTATATTGGGTATCTCATATGAAGAATTGTCTTTCACAGAAACGAGATATATTAGTTAGGGACTAAAGAAAGGATCCcaaataaatatcataaatatgACAAGAGTGGCCTAAAAATAATGTGAGCAATAGCTTATGGTTTCGAGAAATATTCTTGGTCGCTTCATGACAACTAGGCATGCGATTTCGGTTTTcagaaaccgaaccgaaccgatttttcggtttttggttaaCCGATTTTTCGGAAAGTAATTCCGATAATAACCGATAAatttatcggttcggttcggttcggaaaTCGGTTTTTTCGGAATCAtggaattttcaaaattaaccgattatatttataaaagtgaATGAAAATCGGTTAATTATGGTTATTtcggttaattttggtttacggttattttaaaaaatctgttATTCGGTAATTTTGGTTCGTTGGTTCAATTCGGTTAATCGgttaatatgttaaaatttcaaaaaattaatcaaacacACAAGAAATTCCATTGTTAAGACTTCAAACCAAATACATCCATTTCCCAAACATCTACAATAGttcataaaacattaaaacctATTGAATCTAACTCTCTTTGCACGAAACACACATTCAGAAAGACAGAGTTATAGATTCAAGTGGTGGTTTTACCAAAAATAGAGAAAGGGAAACATGGAAGCTTAAGTCCAGAAACAGAGAACAAGAGCCAAAAAAGGACAGGCCATCACCACGCTCACTCTCACACTCCAACCTGCAATTTATTAAGGTACAAATCAGTTCAGACTTCAGAAGATACAAACTACAAActacaaagaaaataaagagaCAAAACACTAAAGAAGATGACATTACCTCTAATTCTCAGCTTGTGTTGGTAGTTCCAGAGTCTCTACACAATGACAAATACAATTAGTACAAAATACATCATAAATATTAACAGAAAAAGTGAAAGATTTACCTAAAGACTCATGAAAATCCAATTCTTCAAACATCTGAACCAAACTTGCAAGCTTCTCGGCATGTATATTATTTCGAATCCATTGCTGTGTGCATACGAGTGCTTCGATCATGTAGGGTGTAAGACAGCTTCGATATGGATCTAAAATCCTTCCACTAGTACAAAATGCCGACTCTGAAGCAACCGAAGAGACCTGGATAGCTAGAACATCCTTCACCATATCTGATAGAACTGGATACTTCGTAGCATTACGACCCCACCATCCTAAAACATCAAATTCCCTTCCCATCCTGTGTGAGGTTCGTGGCACTGGTCTTTCCATCATGTAAATATCAAGCTCGCTACTGCTTTCATCATTTGCAACCTCTGACTCCATCACTGAGTACAAAGAATCCCTCCCCTCAtactcttcatcatcatcagaaatGTCAAACATGTTACAAGTCTCATGTTCGACATTCTTACTATTGTTACCAGCACTACTATCTCCTTGAGATTGTGGGTGCATCTTTACTGCATACTCCTCATACAGATCTTTCAGCAAAGTCCTAATTGAGCTTCTAAGATGGGTACTCTCGACACTGTCCTTACCGTAGAGCTTGTCAAAGCAAATGCAAGCAAACTGCATCTTGTTTCTTGGATCAAACACGCTTGCAATGATGATAAGTGGATTCATATTGATAAGGTCATCCCAATATTTCTCAAACTTGTTCCTCATCTCCCTTGCTTGAATCTGAAGAAGTCCATCTCTGTTGTTGCTCAAACTGATGAGGTTCCTCTCGATGACAACAATCTCATTGTAACATATAGTTGAAGTGACTGTCTTGGATGCTGAAAACGCCAACGTGCAACCAAAAAAGAGCTTGAGAAACTTCAGTAACCTCTGCACTTCTTCCCACCCGTGAGAAGTTGGAGGTTCAACCCTTTTATGTCcagtctcttcttcttcgttgaaGTAATCATTGTACAACATATCTTCTGCTAGAAGCTTCTCAAACgcaaccctaaacttcaacgcAGCACACATCATCAGATATGTTGAGTTCCACCTTGTAGTACAGTCCAAAGACAAGCTTCTTCTACTAACTTTTCATGTGAGGACCCTCAACTGAAACGATTGTAGCCGTTGACCAGATGATCTTACATACTTAACTGCATTCCTGATAGCCACCACACTTTCTTTTACCTCAGCTAAACCGTCCCTCACTATCAAGTTTAATATGTGGACACAGCAGCGCATATGCATCAACGCCCCATTCCTAACTAAAGCATCTGGTCCTACTTGCTTAAATGCTTCTGTAAACAGTCGTATTGCCTTATCATTCCCCTTGGTGTTGTCTACTGTCACTGTGAATACCTTCTTGATTCCCCAATCCTCAAGACAGTGATTCAGATGTTCAGATATCGTTTCTCCTTTATGGTCTGTCACTGGTTTAAAGCTAATA
Protein-coding regions in this window:
- the LOC125585836 gene encoding zinc finger BED domain-containing protein RICESLEEPER 1-like, which codes for MCAALKFRVAFEKLLAEDMLYNDYFNEEEETGHKRVEPPTSHGWEEVQRLLKFLKLFFGCTLAFSASKTVTSTICYNEIVVIERNLISLSNNRDGLLQIQAREMRNKFEKYWDDLINMNPLIIIASVFDPRNKMQFACICFDKLYGKDSVESTHLRSSIRTLLKDLYEEYAVKMHPQSQGDSSAGNNSKNVEHETCNMFDISDDDEEYEGRDSLYSVMESEVANDESSSELDIYMMERPVPRTSHRMGREFDVLGWWGRNATKYPVLSDMVKDVLAIQVSSVASESAFCTSGRILDPYRSCLTPYMIEALRLWNYQHKLRIRGWSVRVSVVMACPFLALVLCFWT